The DNA region GCTGAACAGCACCGTTAGCTAGCTTCGTTCGTGACTGGAAAAGGTCAAGGTAATTTTCAATGCAGAAGCTTGTCACGATTTATCTAGATCGAGAAAATTATCGGACTATGCGACGAGGACCTAGCGAAAGTCATGGTGTTTTAGAGGAGCATTTAAAGGATTTTATTGCTGCTGGTTGGCGAATCAAATCGATCGCCACTGGCGGAGGTGGAGGTATTGCGAGCGGAGGTGGACTGGGTGCGGGATGCATTGCCGGACTTGGATGCTGTTGGGTTATAGTTTTACTAGAGAAGCCTTAATTAAAGAACGTTCTACCTGTGATACATCTTCTTCAAAGTAACTTTTGTGACACTAGCGACAGAAAAACGATGAAACAGTTCAAAGTTGTTATTGAGAAGCATTCAGATGGATATGTTGCTTACCCAATTGGTGTGGTAGGTGCAATCGTTGGACAGGGGGACACCTATGAAGAGGCTTTATCAGATGTGAAATCTGCGATCGCTTGTTACGCTGAAGTCTTTGGAAAAGAGATGCTAGAGGATACTCCTTCTATCGAAGTTTTCCTGGCTGAGGCAGGGGTTGCCGTTTAATGCCAAAGTTCCCAGTCGATGCACCTAAAAAGCGAGTTGTCAGAGCATTTGAGCTTTTGGGCTTCGAGATTGTACGCGAGCGAGAGCATATTGTCATGCAGCGCGAAAATGAAGATGGGACAGTCATGCCATTGGTTATGCCGAATCACTCGGAGATTAAGAGCGGGACGCTCAGAGCAATTTGTACACAGGTTGGTGTTTCAAGAGAGGAGTTTTTGGAAGCATACAATCAAAGCTGAGGCGCAGGCTAACAATATGCCCTGAGTCCTACGGAGTCAAGAGGCTTGGTGGGAGTTTGTTTTTTATTTCCTGTTTTCCATTCTCTATCCCTTGATGTTTACTTCAATTGAATTCCAGGACGATGCTTCAGCATTGATTCTATTTTTTCGATGCTGTTCTTACTCTCATTTTTTGTACTGTCTGTTTTGAGATTTATTCGGCTTCTGCCAAGAGTGCCAAATTTTGTACGAGGGGTGAACCTTTGCGCTTCAAAGCCATCAGATATTTCACTTCATCATAGGGCTGTCTATCCTGCCAGCAGCGGAAAACAATTCGAATCCACTTGAATGCCAAAGCCCGAATCGCAGCCTGGTGCGTTTTCCCCTTCTGTCGTTGCATCTGATAAAACGCTTCTGCCCAGAATGAGTATTTGCGAGTTTGTAAGGCCCATTCCACAAAGGTCTGTCGGAGAAACCTGGGACAACTCCAGCGCCAATGTACCCACGACTTCTGTCCACTGCTCTCCTTCACCGGAGCAATTCCGGCATAGCGCAACAGGTCTTGGGCAGTTTGGTAGCGATCTCGTTCTTCCCCAAAGGCCACGAGAAGTCTGGGTGCTAAATGGGGTCCGGCTCCTGGTAGTGCGGCAAATAACTCAGCATCGGGATGGGATTCAAACAGCTTCTCTATCTTGGTATCGAAGGTTGTAATACTGGGTAAGAGCACCTGCAATTGGGCGATTAAGGCTGCAACTAAGAGTTGCAGCGGTTCTACAATACCTGCATCCTCTGTCAAAGCAACTCCCTGTTGAATTTGCTCAAGCCTATGTTCAATGGTCTTTGCCTGCACAACGTGATGCGACTTGAAAAACTTCTCTAACTCTTCTTTAGAGGCAGCTTGGGCAGCTTTGAGACTGGGATAGCAAGTGAGGAACTCACAGAACACCTGGGTATCCTTATCCTCAAACCATTCCAGTACTTGAGGGAAATAGCCTTTAAGCGCAGCCGTGATCCGATTGGTCAGGCGCACCTTCTCTGCCACGAGCATCCGTCGATTCTCCACTAACTGCTGCAGGGAACGCAGTGTGGCACTGCCCGGTTGCCAAGCTTTCAGCTTATCCCAGTGCTTGAGCAACAGTTCAACCAGAATTTGAGCATCGGTGGGGTCTGATTTAGCCCGAGAGGGCGCGAACGCTTGGCGATAGTTCGCAACAAGGAGGGTGTTGACTGGGTAAAGCACCAAGAACTCGTACTTGCACAGAGCATAGATCAATGATCCTCGTTTTTGCTCTGTACAGATGGCAATCTTTCCTTGCGGAAATCGTTTTCTTAATCCTTCTACCCAAGCAGCGATCGCTTCTGGTTGAGCACTAATGATGCAAGATTCAATTTGTTGAGTGGTTGAATCATACAAGCAGATATCATGTTTGCGGTCAGCCCAATCAACGCCAATGTAGGCAGCGTAAAGGGATGATTCAGCAGTTGGCAAGGCGGTAGACTGGTTCATACTCACACCCTTGAAAAACTATTGATTGAAACGAAGCTGGAATGCCCTGATCTTCAGCCGAAAGTGTTATGGCAAGGTTCGTTAACGCCAAGCCCTGAGGATTCGTTAGTTGAAGCAGGGACAAGAGGCGAGTGCGTGCGATATTGTTAGAGACATCAGGTGTCGCGCCCATGCAAAGTCGTCACTCGCCTCCTCCGAGTTCTGAAGTTGAGTGTACTCCTCAAACTCAGTCTCGTCCCTCCATAATCCCGTTGCACACTGACCGTATCAAGTTGGTTGGCTAAGCCTGAGAGGTGATCTGCGGCGGCTGAACGGTGTCGTTAGACCGCTCAGTTATCGGTGGAGACGGTGCTTATACCCATTTAAATGGGCAGTGGTGCAAATAGGGGTAAGCTAAGACCGTTGTGAAAAATCTCGCTGTTATGGCTGGTGTTAGTTCGATTGAAGTCAAGGAAAGCCTCGATGAGCTAGTCCAACAGTTGCAACCAGTGGAAACGCCAAAGGACAAGGAACGGTTGCAAGTGCTGTACTGGCTCAAGCAGGACAAGTCTCCTAGCATTGGTGCGATTGCAACAGCGATCAGGAAACATCGGAATCCGGTAGGGAGATAGCCATTGCAGTCTCGAGAGGGCGGGGTGAATGCGATGCTGGAACGCAAAACGCCTGCGGGGGATGTGCGACAGATTCCACAATGGGCGGAAGCGGCCCTGGCTAAGCGCCTAAAAGACCCGGAACATGGATTTGCCAGTTATGGAGCGATCCAGCAGTGGTTAGCCGAAGAACTGGGCATTGAAGCTCAGTACCATGCGGTGGACCACATGACTCGGTATCGACTCCAAGCGAAATTAAAAGCTGCCCGTCCGCAACATGTCAAGCAGAACTCAGAGCAACGCGAGTTGTTTAAAAAACCTCGTAGATGACCTGGAGTGAGTGAATCACTATGCTTAACAGGTGCTTCAGGAGCAGCATCCCCTTCGCTATTTGGCTCAGGATGAAAGCCGCTTTGGACTCAGAACTCTGATTGGACGCTGGATCACGGCCTCTGGCATCAAACCAATCGGGCAATGGCAAGGGTTGTTCAACGCGTTTTGGCTTTATGGAGCAGTCGAACTGGCAACCGGAGAATCTTTTTTCTGGCAATTCTCCCATGTTGATAGGGTCTGCTATCAAGCGTTTCTTGACGAGTTCTCCACAGCATACTCAGATAGTCTCAATTTCTTCAAGTCGATAACGGGCGCTTTCACACCAGCAACGATTTAGTGGTGCCAGAGACTGTAATTTTGTTATTTCAACCGCCGTGCTGTCCAGAGTTAAATCCGATTGAGCGATTGTAGGAACATCTCAAGGCAGATTTGAAGTGGGCTTCGTTCAAGACTCTAGAGCAACTTCAACGGTGCTGGGCAAAGGGTTAGAGAAAGGGTGTCCAGAGATTCACCATTCTGACCAAGGAGTGCCATATAGAGTATCGGAACTTCACAGAAGCGTATCAACAGATTGAACAGTTCTTGGAGGATGTTGATATGAAGAAGAGAATCCATTCATCCCTCGCTTATCTCACACCGGATGAATACGAAAGAAAATGGCATGAACAGGAAGGAAAGAATGATAATCTTCAGCAAGAATTCCTTAAATTCTTCCATCTGCTGTCCGAAGCGCGGGGTTCACTTCACTGCGATCGCTCTCTATACTTTCTATTCTTGGCCCTCTTCACCGAAAGAAGACCGGCCAATACCAAGTTGTTTGTGGCTGTGTTTTAGCCCTTCCCAGAGGGCCTTTATTTGCTGGTAAGACTGCTCTGGAGAGATTTTGCCACTGGTTTCCAGACTGGAAATGTAACTGACACGCTGAGAAAACTCTTGTAAGTTAGCGTTAAAGACCAGGTTTTCTGGTTTGACCTGTCCCCGATAACGAGCACGGGGGAGAAGAAAGCTTTCCTTGTCCATTTTAAATCTCTCCTTTTTGCTAAAACACCGATTTACCAGAAGTTGTAGGGCATACACACGAAGCCACTTAAGTAAAACATGGGTCAAAGAGTTGGGCTGGCCCTTCCTCCTTAACCTAAAGTTAACCCATGTATTCTAATCAGACTGTTCATCTAGATCAAATCTTAATCCTGCCTTAACCGTGCTCTGTCGAACGAATGAAATCTCTGTAATCATTACCCGTTCATCAGCGGCGAACGCAGCGGCCTTGACGATTATTCTGGAACGATCGCGGATTTGATCTGACTGTGCAATTCATCGGTAGCCGCTGCCACCTGTTCTAAAACCTCCTTGAATTCCTGGAAATCCATCGTTCGTCCGTTCACATCTGCCCGCAAGAACAGGTCACCGTCGTCATCAATCCCAACTTTTACGCTGTCTACTGTATTGTTGTACTTCAGCAGTTTCAGATACAAATCTTGAGACGGTTTCAGATTCTTTTTGGCAGCCACTGGCACACCAATTAACACTAGGTCGGAATTAGGAATAGTACTCACATACACGTCGTAGCTTTTCCAGGATTTGCCCTGATAGGGAACCGTCCATGTCGTATCAGAAACTTTGGTATAGCTGCCACCAAACTGCTCCAGATATTGCCGAATTTTAGCCGCAATGCTGCTTTGTCCCTGAGAAGCCGCAACTAACCTGGAAGAAGGAGAGGCGGGCATAGCCTGAACGGTTGCAGGCCATGCTTCTATTAGCAAGATCAGCAGGGGAAGCACAGCCAATGGTCTTATCTTTAATTTCACGTTCAAAATACTCCTCAAGGGTGCCAGTAATTTATTCTGCATTGTGCAGCTTGCTCGAGCTGGTCACTTTCCAGCCTGTCAGACTGCGTAAATACAAACTGCCCACGATCGCCAGAAACGACACATAGGCGATCGCTTCTACTAAATAGAGTTGATCTTCGTAGCCGAACAGAGTGTGTAAAATGATGCCGGGAAATTGACGTTCAGGCAAAACTCTGTGGGTATCGAGTAGGAGCGGCCCCAGCAGGCAAGCAGCGTTTGGCGCTGAGGGATTTGTCCAACAGATTGAGGCCGATGGATGGATTTGCGTGAGATTGGTGAGAGCGGTATCCAGATGCGCCAGGGCAGACACGACCAGGCCCGCCACGATCAGCAGCAAGAAAAGCCCCATCACCTGAAAGAACAGCCGCAGATTAATTTTGACTCCCAACTCGAAGAGCAACAGGCCAATCCCAACGGCAACGAGAATGCCAGCGATTGCGCCTAGAATCGGGATCCAACCCTGCTGAAATTTGGCGGCAATGAACACCACCGTTTCAAAGCCTTCTCGCAATACCGCAAAAAAGATCAGACCAAAGATCCCCCAACCCGCACGGGAATCACTTTTCAGGGTAGTGCTAATGGCTCCTTCCAGTTCACCTTTTAGCTGGCGCGATTGCTGTGTCATCCAGATCAACATCCAACTTAGCAGGGCGATCGCCACTACACTAAACAGACTTTGCAATAAGGGTTTGATCACGGGGGCATAGGTCTGATTCGCGGCCCCCACCGTCTGAAACAACACCACAAATACCATCCCCACCAGGGTACTGGCCCCTAATCCGGCTGCAATGCCGCCATAGACCCAGGAGTTGAAGCGAGACTGCCCAGCCTTACTGAGATAGGCCAGCACAATACCGACCACCAGAGCCGCTTCTACCCCTTCCCGCAAGGTAATTACAAATGTTGGCAGGGCCGGAGTGAAATCAATCATGGACTATCAATCTCAATGAATCTTTACTGTCAATTGTAGAGTTTATGGTAGAAGGCAGAAGGTTGGGAGTGGCGGAGTGGCACACGCCAATTGACCAGCAGCCAGACAGGTTGGTAGACCTGATGGTAAACCGTGTACTGCCAGTAAGGGTTGAGGGTGGAGTACTGAGAGAGCATTCTGATTGATAACTTATTGAGAATTAGATGCAATAGGCTAAAGATTATCTCAAAATCCCCCTCCCCCCGATAAGGATTTTCTGAGTTATCCGACTATTGATAAAACCTGAAAGTCACCCCAGGATCTTGACAGATTGTGGGTTTAGGCCTGATATTCTTAATGAGAGTATCTTGCATTAGCTGTAGATTGGAATCTTAAAAATCTATATCTTATCGGTGTGAGGATGAATGCAACAGGCAAAATTTGGTCAGATTTTCGGGCTTAGTTCCCTGCTGTTAGGGATGGCGGCGATCGCCCCAGTCTCTGCCCAAGAAGCAGGCAAGATGCCAATCCCACTTACCCAAAACAATGTTGATCCCCTGACTGCAGACGTAGCCCTGAATGAAGAGGCAGATCAGGTCACTTCAGTCTCTCAGCTTACAGATGTCAGACCAACGGACTGGGCCTATCAGGCACTGAAATCTCTGGTAGAACGGTATGGCTGCATCGTCGGCTATCCCGATAAAACCTACCGGGGAAACCGTGCCCTCAGCCGCTGGGAATTCGCGGCGGGCCTGAATGCCTGCCTGGACAAAATTCAGGAATTGATTGCGGCGGCGACGGCTGATTTCGTCCGCAAAGAAGACCTGGAAACCGTGAAAAAGTTACAGGATCTGTTTGCGGCTGAACTGGCCTCCCTGCGCGGTCGAGTAGATGCCCTGGAAGTCCGAACAGCCACCCTGGAGAAACAACAGTTTTCCACCACCACCCGGTTAAATGGCGAAGTCGTTGTGGCTGGGGCTGGGATTCTGACTGGAGATAACGCCAATGGGCAAGAGGCTCCCACCAATGCCATCTGGGGCGATCGCGTGCGGCTCAACTTTGATGCCAGCTTTACGGGCGCAGATTTGTTGAGAGTTCGTCTGCAAGCCGTGAATTTGCCACCATTCTCCAGTGTGCTGAATACGCCTGAGGGCGACATTCGGGCGGCTGGGCCTGTATTCTCAACTGCTGCAGAGAACAACAACTCGGTCGGGATTGATGCCTTGCTGTATCAGTTCCCGGTAGGGGAGAAGCTGATTGTGACTTTAGAGGCCAACGCAGGAGCCATTGATGATTTCACAGATACGATCAACCCCTTTCTGGATGGAGATGGCGGCAGTGGTGCTTTAACTGGCTTTGCAACTCGTAATCATATTTACTACCTGCTAAATGGCACAGGTCTGGGATTAAGGTATGTTCTAAGCGACCAATTTGAGATTAGTGCGGGTTATTTAGCTACTGATGCCGCTAATCCCAATCAGGGAGGGGGATTGTTTAACGGTCCATTTGGCACGATCGCGCAATTAACCATCAAACCTTCGGAAGTATTCGCTCTGGGACTGACTTATATTCATGCCTACAACAACGACTTCACAGCGAACGGTTCAGGCGGCAGTAACCGGGCCAGCCTACGGGCTGCCTTGCTAAACAATCCAAATTTACCAGAAGCGTTGGCTCCCTTTGCGGGTCTGGATGTTCCCACCAGCACCAATGCTTACGGAGTTCAAGCATCTTTCCAGATCAGTCCTCAAATTGTTCTCAATGGTTGGGTTGGGTATACCAAAACTCGTACCCTGGCTACACGGGGTGTGCTGCCCAGAGGTGAACTGGATATCTGGAATTGGGCTGTAGGATTGGCTTTGCCGGATCTGTTTAAACCAGGAAGTTTGGGTGGCATTATTGTTGGGATGGAGCCACGAGTCACCGGGGTAACTCCAGGTTTGCGATCGGCGATCGGACGGGATAGGAATATGTCGTTTCACGTCGAAGCATTCTATCAGTACCGGATCAATGACAATATCTCAATTACTCCTGGAATAATCTGGCTCACCAATCCCGACTTTAACTCAAGCAACTCCGATGTCGTGATTGGTGCCATCCGGACAACCTTCACGTTCTAACTGACCGCCTTAGGTTCAAGCCTCATCAGGAGGATGGGCAGAACTTGGTGTGCCCATGCAAATCAGCCAGAATAACCGGATGGGCACGACGTTTCCCTTGGCCCATCCGACGTTTTTTCTAAATTTTCCCAAAAGCTGTCCAAAGTATTGGAATTTGCAAGAAGTCTATTCATTACTTTTGCCGAGAAATATAGGCTTCTTCATCAGAAATTTATGGAAAGCCTCCCGATGGGTGGGGAAATGATGGAAAGAAGAACGTGTGAGGATCTGGCGGCAACTGTTGCCGGAAAGCCATCCGTTCTAACCCATGTGATTTAAGGTGCCATGACTACAGTTCCTGCTCAAAATTTCTCTCCCTCTTACAGTCCTAAGGGACTATGCCGAATTGTTGGTTTTGCCTGTTTGGGGGGGTTTCTAGTCGATCTGTTTGTCCTAACCTTGCCGCCTGCCTTCGGTACACTGCAATGGCGCATCACGTTCTTACAGCAACTGGCAGATCGCAGTGTAATTCTGCTGTTTGGCATGGCGCTGATTATGTATGGCATTCTGGATTTCCGGCGTTGGCGCAGACGGCTGGCAATGGCTTCTCTAATTTTTGGGATCGTCTTTATCTTGTCTTCCATTCTGGTGATCCGGGATAGTCTCGAATTTCAGCAACAGGCGATGGCGAATATCAGCAATCGGGCATCTCAGGTTCAATCCCAACTGCAACAGGCTCAGTCGAATCCCAAACTGGCTCCCAGGGTTAAGCCAGAACAGCTAGAGCAGGCCTCTCAACTATTAAGCAACCAACTGGCATCGGCCAAGGAAACGACTAAGACCAGTGTTTTGAGAACTGGAATATCGAGTGTCGGTAATTTGATCGTAATTGGTTTGGCTTTAATTGGCTTGGGGCAGTATGGGGCACGACCGCCGAAGAATTAAGCAGCAAGAGGAGATTAAAAGCTGCAATTCTGTCTAGCATCAAGGCAGAGGGCAGCAGGCGTGCTTGAACTGTTTCAATTTTGGAGGCGACCAGGTGGCCGACGGCAGCAAAAACAAGGTGCGATCGCTGTTCAACTGGCAGCGAGTTCAAAAACATCTCCGATGGTTACTCAACCAGAGTATTCAGACTCCTCATTCGCGAATTTTAACCTGTGGATTTCTGGTCGGACTTGTTTACCTGCCTTTGTGGATCGCCATTTTGATTAGATCTACAATCTTGGGGGCCTCAACTCCTATCCTGAATGTCGCATTTGGCTATTTAGGGCTAGAGAAACTGTGGCAGAAACGACGGGAAATTATCGGGCTGACGGCTACGGAAGAAGAGCAACTGGTTGGTTATGCTTTCATTCTGGGGGGCACGCTCGCATTCTTCTTCTGTTATGCGTCAATTTCGATGCAGGCACTCTTAATAGTTGTGATTGCTGTGGGTATGGCTTACAGCACCTGGGGAATGCCTTTCTTCAAGCAGTACTGGCCATGGATCAGCCTCGTCTTGCTCAGCCTGTATCCAGATTGGGTATTCTTGTCCAATGCTATTCGCGAAGTAATTACCCCACCTCAGATGTTTGAGGAATTGATGGCCTGGAGCGGCAGCCTGGTGTTACAGGCGATGGGCTATCCTGCTACCCGACGAGGCACCTATCTTTCTTTACCTCAGGGATCGGTAGAAGTGGCCTCTGGATGCAGCGGGTTTGATATGGCATTTCTCATTGTGGGAGCCAGTATTGCCCTGGGCTTATTTTTGCGTCAGAAGTGGGGCAAAATAGCGCTAGTCGCTTTTCTGGGGGCGATGCTGGCTCTCATTTTGAATATTCCCCGCATTGTATTACTTACATTTGCATCGATTTACTGGGGGAAGCAATCTTTCGAGTTCTGGCATGGGCCAATTGGTGGACAGATTTTTTCTGGAATCCTCCTCACAATTTATTACTATGTAGCCATGGGATTTTTTACTCAAAAACTAGAAAACAATCGTTAAGGGTGTCTATGACCGAGATGAGGTACGAGTACAGCCTACAGCCCCAGCAATTCGTCTAACTCGTTGAGCGCCTCGCAGGAGGGAGGTTGGGGAGTTGGCGAAGGGGATGGGGGAGGAGTGATGCGGAGAGGATGTTGAGGGGCAGAAAAGGAATTAGATGAGCGGTGGAGATATTCGTCAGCATATTTGCGAAATACGGCCTCAACTGCTGCTCTGGCATTTTTCAGTCCCCATGCTTGAGCGATGATTTCTGCTTTATCCAGCACATCCTGACTGAGTCTTATCTTGTTGTCATACATAGTTGCAATCCCTCCGCGATCGGATACAAACCTCGAACATTGGCAAATTGAGGATCGGGAATTACGGCTGTGAGTTTGCCACCAGCCAACCGTTCTGTGATCAAATAAGAGCCGCCGCCAGTGACCAGAAACCGAGTTACCCGAATCATGTAAGGCGTATACTGGGCTTTCACCGTCTGGAAAATGCCCAGAAACCAGGGATTCAGGTATTCATCCAGCCAGGCAGCCCAGGATAAGCCTGTGTCGGCGTAGGTATGCCCTGTTTTGAACCCGTCCATGACAATCCCAGGATCGGCTGTAGTGCCCAGGTTATCTGTTAAGCGGCGATCGAAACTGATAGAGGTGGCCAGTTCATAGGTGCCGCCCCGATCCATAACATTTTCATCAATCACTTCGCCATCGGCATCGACTAAGCGAGTCAGCCAGGTGCCACCGCCAATATCAATCACGATCGTATAGCCACTGTCGGGAATCAGCCCTAACCGTTGAGCATAGCGGTAAGCTCCCATGCCTTCCCGTTCTACCTCCACCGACTCTACAGTGACTCGGAAGGGAATGTCATTGCGCTTAAACTCATGCACTCCCATTAGTTGAGATTGCAGCGCTTTGCTGGTTTTACCTGGTTCTGGTGTAGAAACGTGCAGGTTGAGTGAGAATTCCGTCTGCCCGTCTAGTGGCTCTAAACAGGTGTAGAGATGCAATCGAGCCAGATCCACCTTATTCTCAACCACCGTTTGCTGTTGCCGCCGGTACTTGTACGCTTGTACGCCAACGTGGTAGCGTGTTCCATCCGCCAGTTCAATCAAGGGGGATGAGTTCTGAGTACGCACGGCATCCCGTCCCTGGGGAAGCTGGTAGCGCACCGATCGAATCGCTTTGGGCTGGTTGGCGCCATCCCAGAACTTGAGGTCGTAATTACCCGCATCTAAGGCCAGGGTCCGGGTTAAAGGGGTAGATGTCGCAGGCTCTTGCGCCTTCGATCGTCTCACGTCTGTAGCTGTCATGACTCACTCTCCCGATATGGTTGCAGGATGACTGGGGATAGTTTGCCGATCGTTCCTTTACAGGAGTAGCTCGGTGGGCCATTGTCCCCAGGTGCCTCTGAATTTGCCCAATTAGTACAAGTGAACTATATTAAACCTGACGTTTCCTGTCAACCCAAAGAAAGAATTTTATTTTGTCTGTATCAGAATCTACCAAATGAGTGATACAGCCGCCTGAATAGTCATGGTTGAGTGGGGGTATCAGTATAAACAGGCAGGGAATATATGACAGATACTACAACTCAACCCACAGCACAACCAAGTGAAGTCAGCGATCGTGAAGCCAGCCGTCAGGCCAGGGTAGAAGCTCAAAGTTCCGCTGCCACTCAACAAACCCACGGGCAACTGGTGATTATTGGAGGGGCAGAGGATCGGGAGGGAGAGTGCACCATTCTACGGGAATTTGTTCGCCGCGCAGGTAGTCTGAATGCCCGGATCGTGATCATGACGGTGGCAACCAGCTTGCCCGACGAAGTGGGCAGAACCTATACGGATGTTTTTGAGCGACTGGGCGTTGAGTCTGTCGCAGTGGTTGACACGAAAGACCGCCAAGACGGTGAGAACTCAAATGCTCTAGCTAAGCTCCAAGAAGCAACCGGAGTTTTCTTTACGGGTGGTGATCAAAGACGAATTACGGAGTGCCTCAAAGATACAGAAATTCATAAATTGCTGCTACATCGTTTACAAAATGAAGGTTTAGTGATTGGTGGAACAAGTGCTGGAGCAGCGATGATGCCTGAAAATATGATTGCGGAAGGTGATTCGGAAACAAATGCTCGCATGGATGTGGTGGAAATTGAAGAAGGCATGGGCTTCTTTCCCAATGTTGCGATCGACCAGCATTTTGCTCAACGGGGACGATTAGGACGGTTGGTGACAGCGATTTCTTTACAACCCGTTGTGTTGGGTTTTGGCATTGACGAAAACACGGCCATCATCGTGAATGGAGATGAGATCGAAGTGGTGGGTGAAAGTGCTGTCACAGTGCTTGATGTAGAGGATATGACTCATAGCAACATTCATGGGGTGCTGAAGGATGAGTCGTTGGCCCTGTGTGATGCGAAGTTGCATATTCTGCCTCATGGCTACCGTTACAATCTGAAAACGCGATCGGCCATTTGTAAATAAGGCCCATTAGTCCACCTGAAGCCTCGAAAGCCTGAGTACAGCCTGTATTTGGGCTTTAAACCAGGGCCAGCTAGAGAACGATCGTTTTCCGATCAGAGAAACTCCGGTTCTGGACTTGGACAAGGTTGATCCAGGTTTACTTACATCTGTGACAAGCAATTCGTGGGTTAAAGGGGTGGCGCTAATTTGTGATCCCAGCCAGAAATGGTTGGGATTTTTTCAGCTTAATTGTTTGCGGAAACGATTAACACTGATGGTGAGCAGAACGATCGCAAACAAGGCCAGC from Leptodesmis sichuanensis A121 includes:
- a CDS encoding cyanophycinase — translated: MTDTTTQPTAQPSEVSDREASRQARVEAQSSAATQQTHGQLVIIGGAEDREGECTILREFVRRAGSLNARIVIMTVATSLPDEVGRTYTDVFERLGVESVAVVDTKDRQDGENSNALAKLQEATGVFFTGGDQRRITECLKDTEIHKLLLHRLQNEGLVIGGTSAGAAMMPENMIAEGDSETNARMDVVEIEEGMGFFPNVAIDQHFAQRGRLGRLVTAISLQPVVLGFGIDENTAIIVNGDEIEVVGESAVTVLDVEDMTHSNIHGVLKDESLALCDAKLHILPHGYRYNLKTRSAICK